A window of the Gloeobacter morelensis MG652769 genome harbors these coding sequences:
- a CDS encoding AAA family ATPase: protein MVFEAIVTEAPPVAPLATGSGEIDLRAEYAQSEVQAILDELERDLVGMQPVKTAIREIAAFLLIDRTRRKLGMTSEAPGLHMSFTGKPGTGKTTVALRMAGILHRLGYIQKGHMIAASRTDLTGGRTGQVIDKAVGGVLFIDEAYYLQQGAGERDQTSEVIETLLQAMENRRGEFVVIVAGYKDRMARFFDANPGLASRIDNHIAFPDYTDEELFAIGQLMLTRQQYRLSAKAEEAFVRYIERCTRLTYFANARSVRNAIDEFRKRQANRLFAKMGEPLDADDLMTIEAEDILASRIFKAYL from the coding sequence ATGGTTTTCGAGGCGATCGTAACCGAAGCGCCCCCGGTCGCCCCACTCGCAACCGGCTCCGGGGAGATCGACTTGCGCGCCGAGTACGCCCAATCGGAGGTGCAGGCCATCCTCGATGAACTGGAGCGCGATCTCGTCGGCATGCAGCCAGTAAAAACTGCCATTCGCGAAATTGCGGCCTTTTTGCTTATCGACCGCACCCGCCGAAAACTGGGTATGACCTCTGAAGCCCCCGGCCTGCACATGTCCTTTACCGGCAAGCCCGGTACCGGCAAGACGACGGTTGCTCTGCGCATGGCTGGTATTCTCCACCGCCTTGGGTACATTCAAAAGGGCCACATGATCGCCGCCAGCCGCACCGATCTGACTGGCGGGCGCACCGGTCAGGTGATCGATAAGGCGGTGGGTGGGGTGCTGTTTATCGACGAGGCGTACTATCTACAGCAGGGTGCGGGTGAGCGCGATCAAACCAGCGAGGTGATCGAGACGCTCCTGCAGGCGATGGAGAATCGCCGCGGCGAATTTGTAGTAATCGTCGCGGGCTATAAAGACCGGATGGCGCGCTTTTTTGACGCTAACCCGGGTCTTGCCTCGCGAATCGACAACCACATCGCCTTTCCCGACTACACCGACGAGGAGCTATTCGCCATCGGCCAGCTGATGCTCACCCGCCAGCAGTACCGGCTGAGTGCCAAAGCGGAGGAAGCGTTCGTCCGCTACATCGAACGGTGCACGCGGTTGACTTACTTTGCCAACGCCCGCAGCGTGCGCAATGCTATCGACGAATTTCGTAAGCGCCAGGCCAACCGCCTCTTCGCCAAAATGGGCGAGCCATTAGACGCTGACGACTTGATGACCATCGAGGCGGAGGACATCCTGGCCAGCCGCATCTTCAAGGCGTATCTGTAG